ATGGGCACGCCAATATGCAAATCAATTGTTAATAAAAAAGAGCTAAAACAGATAATACTGTTTTAGCTCTTTTTCCTACGTATTCAACTTAACAAATCGATAACCGTGCGTAACTAACACTTTTAAGATCGCATACCCTGGAATTGCTAAAATAATGCCCATAATTCCAAATAAATTTCCGGCAGTTAAAATAATAAAAATGATAGTAATCGGGTGAATATCTAGCTTTTTCCCCATGACTTGCGGAGAAATAAATTTGCCTTCTGCTAATTGTACGACCATCATTACGATAATTACCTTTAAAACCATCCCTGGCGAATCAATAAACGCAATAATTAAAGCTGGTGTAATTGCAATAATTGGTCCTACGTACGGAACGATATTTACAATCATCGCTAAAATAGCGAGTAGTACCGCATATTTAATACCGATAATAAGGTAACCAATTAATAGCATAATACCGATAAATAAGCTAACGATAATTTGTCCTCTAATATACGAACTAATCGCATAATGCATATCATCTAGTATTCTCATTGCTGCTGGTTGTCTTTGTTCTGAAATAAACTTTAAGAAATGATTCGGTAATTGCTCACCATCTTTTAAAAGATAGAACAATATAAACGGAACCATTACAAACGTTAAAACGACCTCTGTCACAGTGCTTAAAAATCCAGTTACATTACCAGTTACTGATGATAACGACTTCGTAAAATCAACTGTGTAGTCTTTTACCATACTCGCTACATCAATATTTAAATTCTCCTGAATTTTCCCTAGTAAATTACTTTCTCCGAATCTACGTGCTGCTCGTTCAATTTCATGACCGAAATACGGTAAGTTATCTATTAATGCATCAATTTGATCTTTAATAATTGGAATAACCGTTAAAACTAAAAACACAAATAACCCAATTACGATTAAGTATATCGAGGCTATCGATACGATTCTTGAAACACCTTTCTTTTCTAAAAGTGAAACGAATGGATGCAAAATGTAAAATAGTACGCCCGCTAATAATACCGGGAAGAAAATTGTTTTTAAAAAGACGATAAATGGCGTAAAAACAAATGATATTTTTGTTAGTAACAAAATATTAATGAACAATAGTGCAAACCCAAGTAACACTGCTAAATAATTGTGTTCTCTAAAAAACTTTTTCAGCTTATCTCTTTTTCTTATATTTATTTTCTCCAACGAAACCACCTCTTCGAATGATGAAAAGCCCTTATTCAGGGCTTTTCATCATAATCTATATATCTATTTCTTTGCAGCTTTCACTACAAATGATACAATAAAAATTAACACGATTGCTCCTAATAATGCTGGCACAACATGAATCCCACCAAATGATGGCCCAAAGGATCCAAATAACTTACCACCTAACGAAGCACCTAATAAACCTGCAATTATATTACCGAACATACCACCCGGGAAATTTTTACCCGTTATAGAACTAGCAATTGCACCTATAATAGCACCAACTATTAATGTGATAATCCATCCCATCTTTAGTCCTCCATTTCTATTATAGTGTAATTCTTTTTCATACTAAATTATTATGTAGCTATTATAATTATTATATCCAAAAAAGAAAAATGTTGTCAAATCTATGAAAAGAAAGTCTAAAAGGAGGTTTTACCCTATGATTCAAAAATTAGTAACAACTTCTCACAGAACCGCTACTTCTATTTTAAACATTCAAATACCCGCTTATGAAATCGAGGCAAAATATATAAATAGTACAGCTATCCCTCGACTTTATGATACTATAGCCGATATTCAATCATGTGATGAAATTTTCTACGGCTATTTTTATGAAGATACACTTGCCGGGTTTATTTCTTTTAAGATTGATAAAGAGGAAGTTGATATTCATCGTTTAGTAGTTTCCCCCGATCATTTTCATAAAGGAATTGCGACGAAGCTATTACTATATATATTTGACATGTTCTCCTCTTCCAAAACATATATTGTACAAACAGGGAAAGAAAATACACCTGCTTTGTCTTTATATAAAAAACATGGCTTTATCGAAGTACAAAATATCGTATTGCCTGATGGTGTGATTTTAACCTCACTAAAAAAGACAGAAAACAATAAATAGTTTGACTAACCTGATTATTTATGTTATATTTTACTCTATAAAACCTTTTGCTGAGTCCAAATTTTGGAGCGGGGGAACCACTTTTGTAGCTATGCTACTTGGGGCGAATCTTTTTTAAGTAGGGAACTCTCACTTCCCGAGTCCGACAGCTAACCTCGTAAGCGTAATGGGAGAGGAAGGTGCTTTTTGCCTATGCTACACATTTTGCCTCCTTAGTTATAAATATGGGAACGATACCAAATAGTCACCTATATTTATAGAAAAGGGGAAATGTATTATGTTACGTTTATCTGATCACGCAATCAAAATGATGGAGCAAAGACTCCGACTCGAGCAACATC
This genomic window from Bacillus anthracis str. Vollum contains:
- a CDS encoding AI-2E family transporter encodes the protein MEKINIRKRDKLKKFFREHNYLAVLLGFALLFINILLLTKISFVFTPFIVFLKTIFFPVLLAGVLFYILHPFVSLLEKKGVSRIVSIASIYLIVIGLFVFLVLTVIPIIKDQIDALIDNLPYFGHEIERAARRFGESNLLGKIQENLNIDVASMVKDYTVDFTKSLSSVTGNVTGFLSTVTEVVLTFVMVPFILFYLLKDGEQLPNHFLKFISEQRQPAAMRILDDMHYAISSYIRGQIIVSLFIGIMLLIGYLIIGIKYAVLLAILAMIVNIVPYVGPIIAITPALIIAFIDSPGMVLKVIIVMMVVQLAEGKFISPQVMGKKLDIHPITIIFIILTAGNLFGIMGIILAIPGYAILKVLVTHGYRFVKLNT
- a CDS encoding GlsB/YeaQ/YmgE family stress response membrane protein gives rise to the protein MGWIITLIVGAIIGAIASSITGKNFPGGMFGNIIAGLLGASLGGKLFGSFGPSFGGIHVVPALLGAIVLIFIVSFVVKAAKK
- a CDS encoding GNAT family N-acetyltransferase, whose translation is MIQKLVTTSHRTATSILNIQIPAYEIEAKYINSTAIPRLYDTIADIQSCDEIFYGYFYEDTLAGFISFKIDKEEVDIHRLVVSPDHFHKGIATKLLLYIFDMFSSSKTYIVQTGKENTPALSLYKKHGFIEVQNIVLPDGVILTSLKKTENNK